A single region of the Sulfitobacter geojensis genome encodes:
- a CDS encoding YciI family protein, giving the protein MLVCLMAHDKSGALPIRKENREAHLAYLESTGCVTLAGPMKNAQGDMCGSMIVLDVPDLAAAENWAANDPYAKAGLFENVTLREWVRVVG; this is encoded by the coding sequence GATGGCCCACGACAAATCCGGTGCCCTGCCAATACGCAAAGAAAACCGCGAGGCGCATCTTGCGTATCTTGAATCAACAGGCTGCGTGACCTTGGCCGGACCGATGAAAAATGCCCAAGGGGACATGTGCGGATCCATGATCGTTCTGGATGTGCCGGACCTTGCCGCCGCTGAAAACTGGGCCGCGAATGACCCTTACGCCAAGGCCGGATTATTCGAAAACGTGACCCTGCGCGAATGGGTCAGGGTTGTCGGGTAA
- a CDS encoding EVE domain-containing protein codes for MAYWLFKSEPNTWGWDDQLAKGDAGEEWDGVRNYQARNFMREMKLGDLGFFYHSMKEKSVVGIVKVIAEAHPDSTTDDPRWECVDIQAVRPFVKPVTLDQIKGEEQLADMILVRNSRLSVQPVTDAEWQLVCAMGQTKP; via the coding sequence ATGGCCTATTGGCTATTCAAATCAGAGCCTAATACATGGGGTTGGGACGATCAGCTGGCCAAAGGGGACGCGGGCGAGGAATGGGACGGTGTCCGTAATTACCAAGCCCGCAACTTCATGCGCGAAATGAAACTGGGGGATTTGGGGTTCTTTTATCATTCGATGAAAGAAAAATCCGTGGTTGGCATCGTCAAGGTGATCGCAGAGGCACATCCCGACAGCACAACCGATGATCCACGCTGGGAATGCGTTGATATTCAGGCGGTGCGCCCCTTCGTGAAACCCGTAACTTTGGATCAGATCAAGGGTGAGGAACAGCTTGCCGATATGATCCTCGTGCGCAATTCGCGTCTGTCGGTGCAACCGGTGACCGACGCAGAATGGCAATTGGTCTGTGCCATGGGTCAGACGAAACCATAG
- a CDS encoding DUF2853 family protein, protein MGKRDEWIAKYADDLKNKCGMTPDMDLLTKVTIGCGPSIYNADAQTVAGSQASELETVKNNFLIKKLGLPDGPNLMEGINKAIETYGKSERNKYRAVIYYMLTKEFGKESVYG, encoded by the coding sequence ATGGGCAAACGGGATGAGTGGATCGCGAAATATGCGGACGATCTGAAGAACAAATGTGGCATGACGCCGGACATGGACCTTTTGACAAAGGTGACGATTGGCTGCGGTCCGTCGATCTATAACGCCGATGCACAGACTGTTGCCGGCAGCCAGGCGAGCGAGCTTGAGACCGTCAAGAACAACTTTCTGATCAAGAAGTTGGGTTTGCCCGATGGTCCGAACCTGATGGAAGGCATCAACAAGGCGATTGAGACCTACGGCAAGTCGGAGCGCAACAAATACCGCGCGGTGATCTATTACATGCTGACCAAAGAATTCGGCAAAGAGTCCGTTTACGGCTGA
- a CDS encoding DUF1761 domain-containing protein translates to MGIVAVIVAAAAGFGFGAIWYMALAKPWVAAANIQVDADGKPIDKSPLPFVMAAVAMVLVAGMMRHTFALSEIDDPGKGLMSGLGIGLFFISPWIMINNGYGGRPFRLTLIDGGYATFGCAIMGLILTLF, encoded by the coding sequence ATGGGAATTGTCGCAGTCATTGTAGCAGCGGCCGCAGGTTTTGGATTTGGCGCAATCTGGTACATGGCATTGGCCAAACCTTGGGTCGCAGCCGCCAATATCCAAGTCGATGCCGACGGGAAACCCATCGACAAATCTCCCCTACCCTTTGTTATGGCTGCGGTCGCAATGGTGCTGGTGGCAGGCATGATGCGCCACACCTTTGCCCTTTCGGAAATTGACGATCCCGGCAAAGGATTGATGTCAGGGCTGGGGATTGGTCTGTTTTTCATCAGCCCGTGGATCATGATCAACAACGGCTACGGCGGTCGCCCCTTCCGTCTGACGCTGATCGACGGCGGCTATGCCACGTTCGGCTGCGCCATTATGGGACTTATCCTGACCCTGTTCTAG